A segment of the Aromatoleum aromaticum EbN1 genome:
GGCCGGCGCCGGTTCCGGCAAGACCCGCGTCCTGACGACGCGCATCGCGTGGCTCGTGCAGACCGGGCAGGTCGATCCGCAAGGTGTCCTGGCCGTCACTTTCACGAACAAGGCGGCAAAGGAACTGCTCGCGCGCCTGTCCGCGATGCTGCCGCTGAGCTTCAACCGGTCGGCGCGCGGCATGTGGATCGGCACGTTTCACGGACTCTGCAACCGTTTGTTGCGCGCTCACCACCGCGACGCCGGCCTGCCCCAACTGTTCCAGATCCTCGATTCGGGCGACCAGCTCGCCGCGATCAAGCGGCTCCTGAAGGCGCTGAACGTCGACGACGAGAAATTCCCGCCGCGCGAACTGCAGCATTTCATCAACGGCCAGAAAGAAGCCGGGCTGCGTCCCCATGCCGTCGAAGCTTGGGACGATTACACGCGCCGCCGGGTCGAGCTGTACATCGAGTACGAGTCGCAGTGCCAGCGCGAGTCTGTCGTGGATTTTGCCGAGCTGCTGTTGCGCACTTACGAGCTGCTGGAGCGCAATGAGCCGATCCGCAAGCATTACCAGCAGCGTTTCCGCCACATCCTCGTGGACGAATTCCAGGACACGAATCGGCTCCAGTACCGCTGGCTGAAGCTGCTTGCCGACACGGGTCGCGACGGCGCAGCGAAGCTGTTCTGCGTCGGCGACGACGACCAGTCGATCTATCGTTTCCGCGGCGCCGACGTCGGCAACATGCGCGATTTCGAGCGCGAGTTTCACGTCGCCAACGTTATCCGCCTCGAGCAGAATTACCGTTCGCACGGCAACATCCTCGATGCCGCGAACGCGATCATCCGGCATAACGCCGGCCGTCTCGGCAAGAATCTGTGGACCGAACGCGGCGCCGGCGAGCCGATCCGCGTGTTCGAGGCCTGCGGCGACCTGGACGAGGCGCGCTGGATCGTCGACGAAATCCAGTCGCTGGTGCGCGACGGCATGAGCCGTTCCGGCATCGCGCTGCTGTATCGCTCGAACGCGCAGTCGCGCGTCCTGGAGCACCAGCTCTTTTCCAGCGGCATTTCCTACCGCGTCTACGGCGGCCTGCGTTTCTTCGAGCGGCAGGAAATCAAGCATGCGCTCGCGTACCTGCGCCTGATCGCCAATCCGGACGACGACACCGCGTTCAGCCGCGTCGTCAATTTTCCGACGCGCGGCATTGGCGCCCGTTCGATCGAGGCGCTGCAGGATGCGGCGCGCACATGGAACAGCAGCCTGTACGCGGCAGTGCCGCATGTGGCGGGGAAGCCGGGCACCGTGCTGGCCCAGTTCGTGCGCCTGGTCGAAGACCTGCGGCGCGACACCGCAAAGCTGCCGCTGCCGGAACTCGTCGACCATGTGCTCGATGTGTCGGGCTTGCGCAATCATTTCCGCAACGAGAAGGAAGGCCAGGAGCGGCTCGAAAACCTCGATGAACTGATCAATGCAGCAGCGAATTTCGTTGCCGAAGCAGGCGTGCAGGCCGATGCGCAGGACATGGCGCATGCGCTGCTCGCCGACTTTCTTGCGCACGCATCGCTCGAGGCCGGGGAGCACCAGGCCGATGCCGGCAGCGACGCGGTGCAGTTGATGACGGTGCATTCATCGAAAGGGCTGGAATTCGATGCGGTTTTCCTGTCGGGCCTCGAGGAAGGGCTGTTTCCGCACGAGAACAGCATCATGGAGACGGAAGGGCTGGAGGAGGAGCGGCGGCTGATGTATGTAGCGGTGACGCGGGCACGCCAGCGGCTTTACCTGTCGTTCGCGCAGAGTCGCATGCTGCACGGGCAGACGCGCTACAACCTGCGTTCGCGCTTTCTCGAGGAAATTCCGGAGGAACTCACGAAGTGGCTGTCACCGCCGAATCCGCGCACGAGCGCGGTGCGCAGCGGGTTCGGCGGCTACTATCAGCCGTCGCGCGGCGGCGTGGTGGCGAAGGCGCCGGAACAACCGGTTTCGCGCAGCCGCGATCTGGGCGGCTTGCGTGTGGGTCAGCTGGTCACCCACGCCAAGTTCGGCCAGGGCGTGATCGTCGCCGCCGAAGGCAGCGGCTCGGACGCCCGACTCCAGATCAACTTCGGCGCCGCCGGCGTCAAGTGGCTGATGCTCGCGGTCGCGAAGCTCGATCCCGCGTGACTTCGGTCGCGCGCGATGCCGGCGGGCCGCGCCGTCGTCAGACGCCGTATTTGCGCGCCAGCGAGTCGTGCAGCGCAACGTACTCCTGCGTGAGCTTGTGCTTCGCGTCGAGATGGATCATCGGCCGCGCCTGCTCGTGGGATTCCTTGATCTTCACGGACGCGGACAAATAGGGCGTCAGCACCGACAGGCCTTCGTCGATCAGTTCCTGGACGACTTTTTGCGGCAGTGCGGCACGGGCCTGGAACTGGTTGACGACGATTCCTTCGACCTGCAGGTCGCGATTGTGGTCGCTGCGGATTTCCTGCACGTTTTCCAACAGCGAGTACAGCGCGCGGCGGGAAAACTCGTCGCAGTCGAACGGAATCAGGCAGCCCTCCGCGGCGATCAGCGCGGAGCGGGTGTAGAAATTGAGCGCCGGCGGCGTGTCGATGTAGATGCAGTCGTAGCGGCCGGCCAACTCCTCGAGCGCATCGCGCAGCTTGTAGATCTTGTAGCGGGACTCGAGCTTGCCCTGCAGATCTTCGAGCCCAGGGTGCGAAGGCATCACGTCGAGCCCTTCGAAAGGACTCGGGACGATGAACTCGCTCGTCTTTTTCGGGTTCAGCTTGAAGTTGAGCGTCTGGTCGAAGAAATCCGCCAGCGTCGTGTCGACCTCTCCGCTGGAGCGGCCGAGCAGATACTGGGTCGAGTTGCCTTGCGGGTCGAGGTCGACGACCAGCGTACGCCTGCCCTCGTGGGCGCTGATCGCCGCGAGGTTGCAGGTAATGGTCGACTTGCCGACTCCGCCTTTCTGATTGAACACCACGCGTCGCATCTTGGTTTTCCTGGTTGGGCTGCCACGCGATTGTGCCAAAAAATGTCCACGGTTACGTGTCGATGTACGCCGACGCCGCGCCGGAACACCAAGCCAGAAGATGGCGCGCGCCGCCATGCCGGTTTGCCCTGACATCCCTCTGCCCAAGGCTGGGCGGCTGCGCTAAACTTTCGCCTCGTCAAAGGTGGCGTCAGCGGCTGTCGCATGAAGCCGCCGTCATGCGGGCGCCGAGCCCGATCCGCTGCGATGCCCGGTTCAATGCCGGCCATTCGATCAGAACAAGCCACATCGTTGCGGACATTCCTCATTGATTGGCGAGGCGCCGGTGCGAGCGCAGAGCTTTTTCCGCACGTTCATAAACAAAGACAACCCAATTAGCACGAGAGGGAGCGCAATGGATCAGGATTTCATCACCGCGGCACTGGATTATCATCGTTCGCCGACCCGCGGAAAAATTTCAGTTGTTCCCACCAAGAGCCTGACGAACCAGCGTGACCTCGCGCTCGCCTACTCGCCGGGCGTGGCCGCGGCGTGCGACGCGATCGTCGCGGACCCGGGACAGGCGCGCGAACTGACGTCACGTGGCAATCTCGTCGCCGTCGTGACGAACGGCACCGCGGTGCTCGGCCTGGGCAACATCGGCCCGCTTGCGTCGAAGCCGGTCATGGAAGGCAAGGGCTGCCTGTTCAAGAAGTTCGCGAACGTCGATGTGTTCGACATCGAACTCGCCGAGCGGGACCCGGACAAGCTCATCGACATCATCGCGTCGCTCGAGCCGACGCTCGGCGGCGTCAACCTCGAGGACATCAAGGCGCCCGAGTGCTTCTATATCGAGCAGAAGCTGCGCGAGCGGATGAACATTCCGGTCTTCCATGACGATCAGCACGGCACCGCGATCATTTCGTCGGCAGGGCTGATCAACGGTCTCAAGATCGTCGGCAAGGACATCGGCGAAGTCAAGTTGGTGTGCTCCGGCGCAGGCGCGGCGGCGATCGCATGCCTCGACCTGATGGTCGGGCTCGGAGTGAAGCGCGAGAACGTGTTCGTCTGCGACTCCAAAGGCGTGATCCGCGTCGGCCGCGACGAGAACATGGAGCCGAACAAGGCCCGCTACGCGCAGTGCACCGATGCGACGACGCTCGGCGAAGTCATCGAGGGCGCCGACGTGTTCCTCGGCCTGTCGACCGCGGGGGTGCTGAAGCCCGAGATGGTCAAGCGGATGGCGAAAAAGCCGCTGATCTTCGCGCTCGCGAACCCGAACCCGGAAATCCTGCCCGAAGTGGCGAAGGAAGCGCGTCCGGACTGCATCATCGCGACCGGTCGGTCCGATTATCCGAACCAGGTCAATAACGTGCTGTGCTTTCCGTTCATCTTCCGCGGCGCGCTCGACGCCGGCGCGACGAAGATCACCGAGGAGATGAAGCTCGCGTGCGTGAAGGCGATCGCGGAACTCGCGCGCGCTGAGCAGAGCGACATCGTCGCTGCCGCCTACGGCAACGCCGACCTGCATTTCGGCCCGGACTACATCATTCCCAGCCCGTTCGACCCGCGCCTGATCGTCAAGATCGCGCCCGCGGTCGCAAAGGCGGCGATGGAGTCGGGTGTCGCGACCAGGCCGATCGAGGATTTTGCGGCGTACGCGGCGAGCCTGTCGGATTTTGTCTATCAGTCGGGCATTGTCATGAAGCCGGTGTTCTCCGCGGCGAAGCGGATTCCGGCCGAATTCAAGCGCGTGCTGTACGCCGAAGGCGAGGACGAACGCGTGCTGCATGCTGCCCGCGTCGTCATCGACGAGGAACTCGCGCGGCCGATCCTGATCGGCAGGCCGAGCGTGATCGAGATGCGCATCCAGAAGATCGGCCTGAACCTCGTGCCCGGACGCGACTTCGACATCATCAATCCCGAGTCCGACCCGCGCTACCGCGAGCTGTGGCAGGAATACCACCGCATGATGTGCCGCGACGGCGTGACGCCCGAACTGGCGAAGGCGAAGATGCGTCGCGACACGACGCTGATCGGCTGCATGGTGCTGCGTCGCGGCGACGCCGACGCGCTGGTGTGCGGCACTTTCGGCTCCTACGATTACCACTTCAAGACCGTTGAGGACGTCATCGGGTTGAAGAAGGGCTCGAAGCTGTTCGCGGCGATGAGCCTGCTGCTGCTGCCCAAGCGCATGCTCGCGATCACCGATCCGTACGTGAACGAGAATCCGAGCGCCGAGGAAGTCGCTGAAATCGCCCGGATGGCCGCCGAAGAGCTGCGCCGTTTCGGCATCGAGCCGCGCGTCGCGCTGTTGTCGCACTCGAACTTCGGCAGCTCGCGTTCGACCTCCGCGCGCAAGATGCGCGAGGCGTCCGAGATCCTCCGCCGCATCGCTCCGGGTCTCGAATGCGATGGCGAGATGCACGGCGATTCGGCGCTGTCGCCGGATATCCGCAAGAAGTCGAACCCGGAGTCCATGCTCGCCGGCGAAGCCAACCTCGTCGTGATGCCGAACCTCGACGCGGCGAACATCTCGTTCAACCTGATGAAGATCGCGAACGGCGACGGTGTGTCGGTCGGTCCGATGCTGCTTGGCGCGGCGCTGCCTGTGCATATCCTGACGCCGTCGGCGACCGTGCGCCGGCTCGTGAACATCACTGCCGTGTCGGTGGTTGACGCCTTCGAGCAGCGGCAGTTTGCCGCTGCGCAGGAGTAAGGTCCTGTCCGGGCGCCGGTTCCGTCGAGGAGCCGGCGCCCGCAACGAACGTCGTCCCGTTCATGCAACGCCTGCTGATCGTCCTCGGCTTGATCCTGGTTGCCGCGGGCCTGTTTTGGCCGTGGCTCTCACGCCTGCCGTTCGGCCGGCTTCCCGGCGACTTCCACATCGAGCGGGAAGGCTTCGGCTTCTATTTTCCGCTGACGACCGGGCTGATCGTCTCGATCGTGATCAGCCTTATCCTCTGGATCTTCCGCCGCTGAAGGCCGGCGCCGGTCAGCCCTACAGGAGACCCCGGATGCGAATTCCCGTGCTCGCGGTCGCGGCCGCGATGCTTCTTGGTGCGCC
Coding sequences within it:
- a CDS encoding UvrD-helicase domain-containing protein → MSDLLANLNPEQLQAVTLPPQHALVLAGAGSGKTRVLTTRIAWLVQTGQVDPQGVLAVTFTNKAAKELLARLSAMLPLSFNRSARGMWIGTFHGLCNRLLRAHHRDAGLPQLFQILDSGDQLAAIKRLLKALNVDDEKFPPRELQHFINGQKEAGLRPHAVEAWDDYTRRRVELYIEYESQCQRESVVDFAELLLRTYELLERNEPIRKHYQQRFRHILVDEFQDTNRLQYRWLKLLADTGRDGAAKLFCVGDDDQSIYRFRGADVGNMRDFEREFHVANVIRLEQNYRSHGNILDAANAIIRHNAGRLGKNLWTERGAGEPIRVFEACGDLDEARWIVDEIQSLVRDGMSRSGIALLYRSNAQSRVLEHQLFSSGISYRVYGGLRFFERQEIKHALAYLRLIANPDDDTAFSRVVNFPTRGIGARSIEALQDAARTWNSSLYAAVPHVAGKPGTVLAQFVRLVEDLRRDTAKLPLPELVDHVLDVSGLRNHFRNEKEGQERLENLDELINAAANFVAEAGVQADAQDMAHALLADFLAHASLEAGEHQADAGSDAVQLMTVHSSKGLEFDAVFLSGLEEGLFPHENSIMETEGLEEERRLMYVAVTRARQRLYLSFAQSRMLHGQTRYNLRSRFLEEIPEELTKWLSPPNPRTSAVRSGFGGYYQPSRGGVVAKAPEQPVSRSRDLGGLRVGQLVTHAKFGQGVIVAAEGSGSDARLQINFGAAGVKWLMLAVAKLDPA
- a CDS encoding ParA family protein — encoded protein: MRRVVFNQKGGVGKSTITCNLAAISAHEGRRTLVVDLDPQGNSTQYLLGRSSGEVDTTLADFFDQTLNFKLNPKKTSEFIVPSPFEGLDVMPSHPGLEDLQGKLESRYKIYKLRDALEELAGRYDCIYIDTPPALNFYTRSALIAAEGCLIPFDCDEFSRRALYSLLENVQEIRSDHNRDLQVEGIVVNQFQARAALPQKVVQELIDEGLSVLTPYLSASVKIKESHEQARPMIHLDAKHKLTQEYVALHDSLARKYGV
- a CDS encoding NADP-dependent malic enzyme, which encodes MDQDFITAALDYHRSPTRGKISVVPTKSLTNQRDLALAYSPGVAAACDAIVADPGQARELTSRGNLVAVVTNGTAVLGLGNIGPLASKPVMEGKGCLFKKFANVDVFDIELAERDPDKLIDIIASLEPTLGGVNLEDIKAPECFYIEQKLRERMNIPVFHDDQHGTAIISSAGLINGLKIVGKDIGEVKLVCSGAGAAAIACLDLMVGLGVKRENVFVCDSKGVIRVGRDENMEPNKARYAQCTDATTLGEVIEGADVFLGLSTAGVLKPEMVKRMAKKPLIFALANPNPEILPEVAKEARPDCIIATGRSDYPNQVNNVLCFPFIFRGALDAGATKITEEMKLACVKAIAELARAEQSDIVAAAYGNADLHFGPDYIIPSPFDPRLIVKIAPAVAKAAMESGVATRPIEDFAAYAASLSDFVYQSGIVMKPVFSAAKRIPAEFKRVLYAEGEDERVLHAARVVIDEELARPILIGRPSVIEMRIQKIGLNLVPGRDFDIINPESDPRYRELWQEYHRMMCRDGVTPELAKAKMRRDTTLIGCMVLRRGDADALVCGTFGSYDYHFKTVEDVIGLKKGSKLFAAMSLLLLPKRMLAITDPYVNENPSAEEVAEIARMAAEELRRFGIEPRVALLSHSNFGSSRSTSARKMREASEILRRIAPGLECDGEMHGDSALSPDIRKKSNPESMLAGEANLVVMPNLDAANISFNLMKIANGDGVSVGPMLLGAALPVHILTPSATVRRLVNITAVSVVDAFEQRQFAAAQE
- a CDS encoding DUF2905 domain-containing protein is translated as MQRLLIVLGLILVAAGLFWPWLSRLPFGRLPGDFHIEREGFGFYFPLTTGLIVSIVISLILWIFRR